Below is a window of Zygotorulaspora mrakii chromosome 3, complete sequence DNA.
AGGcttgttttgaattgttCCCCGTATGTCTCACGTGGCTTAAACCCACGACTTCAATGACATGAGCATTTGGAAATCCATTTGTGATCACATCGTGAATTGGCAGTTTCCGTTCGTATCTAGCTAAATTCGgacagaaaaaaacaataacTGCAAGATAGCTCCTTTGATTCGAGGATGTCCACATACCTAACAAAACGTTCTAGTTAAAAGAGGTTGCCAAAACGTCCCGCATTTGATGATTGAACTCCTCATCATActttatcatcaaatttacCAACCCTTTTCGCGAGCGGATATAGTCGCCATTCCTAACATACGCGCTGTATAGTAGTTTCTTGTATGCAGGGGCCTCAGCTGTACTAAATTGAATGATGGtctcaatgaaaaaatttagtAGTGTTATTTTGAGCTCATTCACAGACATGAAGTGCAGTAGTTCTTTTCTGAATGCGAAGGGTTTGCAATTCGTCGAAATCACGCCTTTAAAATCAGTTATTTGTGGTTGCATATTCCTCAATTTGTTCTGAAACAACTCAAAATCGCCCTTGTGGTTTCGCCTGAGATGGGCAATAATATTAGAAGAAGTAGTATTGCCATCGTGAGAGAACAAATGTTCGCAATCACTATGTTTACAGATTGCATATGGTTCTTCTGCAGTATATTTAGTAACCCACATACCATATGGCGTCCCCTGAGCCTAACATCAAAGTTCTTTCCTTATATTTTTCTCCCAAAAGAGAGCTATCTGCACTGGGGTGGATGCTGGGTTTTTCGAAAGGattgaatgaaaactcATCAAAGCGGAAGTTGTACTTTTTTCTGAAGGCCTCTTCTGCAGTGGAAGGGCTGcaatcatttctttctttgcttGAACATATTCCAGTCTGGGCGTCGCTTTCCTCATAATAATCAGAATCATTATGGCAATAAAAATAACTCCGGTCTAAGGGACTTATCATGCGGTTTCGGACCATAGCGCAGGGCGCCAGgataaaaatttattatctGATTCACACTTGTTGTCCCTAAGCTTCCTGACATGCTCTGGATTGTAACGCCCTTATTTCCATTAGAAAAGATCGGAAGACCCACCCTATGATCGATTTCTAAAGATCCCTTTGAGGCTGGACTAAGAATATGCTGCCTTACTTCGAGCGGATTTTGTTGTCCGCATGGCTCTGCCTGTTCAGATTCCTTATTCGCCGGCAACCTTGTATCATTACCAGAATTGTCCAGTACATTCTCTTCAAGTCTAGGTTCGGCAGAGACACCCTCTACTTCATTTCCATTGTTGTCCCCTTTTAAGCTTGCGGTATCACCTGAAATGTTGTCGGGTGTTCAGGGACTACTGTTTCAGTGCAGCTAAGGCCTTCAATCGAATCACGCCTCCTTTgctcatttttatattgaGCACCATTGTTGAGCTGCTAATAATTTTGCCTATTCCTATCTCTTAAATTATACATTGAAGTGCTAAAAGACTGTTTTTTAACCTCAAATCATTACCAATATGTAAAATGCAAGTTATCATTACACAGCTTTTCACGCGTTTGAGTCTTAGTTATAATATGTATCCGTCAGTTGTATTCGTTCCATTCCgctaaaaaaaagtaaGTACTGTCAAGAATATATTCGTCATGAAGTACGTAGTATTTGTGAGTGTATTCGTTATTCGTCCCCCAGTGCTGGCTAATAGCATCTCTCTGAACATTATACGCGGCAATTTCGTTCCTCCTTGGAGTACGTATAAAGTTTTCTTCCTGGAATATGCGAATGATCTTATCTTGACAAGCAATTAACATACTTTTTACTATCTTTCAGCTCCTATACCTAAATCTATGAAATGAGCAAGCAATTAAGTTATGGAAATTTTGGCTGATTTTGGTTTTTATGTAAAtacttcaatttcttgCCATTTCTTAATTCAAGCAGGTTGGTGAGAGTGAATTGAAGTATTTAAGTTCCGTTTCATATAGAATCTTCCAGGCGTAAATGGGCTATGGGACCTGCTTTTCCTAGTAAGCTTTTATTTGTAGAACTAGTTCtctatttttctttctgatGTCAAGACAGCTCTGGTGTTAACAGAAAAGCAGTTTATACACTGCCATTAGCTAGAAGAATGTGATATCTTACAGGTCAAACCATCGaatatttggaagaaagattttCTTCGGAGTTGTGGATAGTGACCTGGTTAGACattgataataataacatgGTGTTCGGtttagagatatataagcCCTTGTTTCTTATTTGATAAAGTGGAATAAAGCTAATTGAACTtagattaatatctggaaaaaacGTCAGTATTCatacctaacattttgcacctattgaaccataagagaggacgacgattgaagcattttcatcgtcatcacaccatttctagtcccatagaacccacagtacaactgttatttcgtcttcattccatagactccttcgtagtcagattcctgaattgtaaacgtctcgcgatagattatcatccgatatctttccagtaacgattgacattctgttagggtttcatctgacttcgtttattttgttttacagaccaattgtcttgtttctgatgcttataagtcatctctttaatatatcttacaatatccatttatatttcaacatccATACCAGGAATGGGCAAAGGTTGTGGATTGTGGTGATGTACCTGTAACGCCGATGGATAGTCATTTGGCTCTAGAAATGATGACTGCTGCTTATGACAACCTGCTAAATCGGAAGAGTGGATACAAAGATTCTTCCTTGCCACCAAGATTGTTGACGTTAGGTGGTGACCATAGTATTATTTTACCAGTAATTCGGAATTTGTTTAAACTCTATGCATTACTGTCTTACATTTCGACTCTCATCTGAATACTTGGTCCCCTGAAAAATACCCTTCGTATTGGCACAGCGATGCATCCAGATTCAACCACGGCTCCACGCTATGGATGGCAAAGCAAGAGAGTCTTCTCTCCGAGAACAATGTTCATGCTGGTTTAAGAACACGTCTCAGTGGGACAGATTGGACAGATTGGACAGATtttgaggatgatgatgaactTGGATTTCACAGAGTCCAATCTCATGAGATCCTTAAGGTTGGGCTAGAAGGAATCGTCGAAAAGATTAGGAGCTTCCTACCCAAGAACTCACCAATATATATCAGTGTTGACATTGATGTATTAGATCCAAGTGCTGCCCCTGGTACCGGGACAGTCGAAGTTGGTGGGTGGCTAACTAGAGACTTAATCCACATTTTACGTTCACTGGAGGACTATCCTATCGTGGGTGCTGATGTGGTAGAAGTTTCACCGCCTTATGACCAAAGTGATATTACGGCTTTAGCAGCCTCCCAAGTGGTGTATGAACTTATAACTTCCATGGTGAAAAGCGGCCCGCTCGATCCAAAGGCATTTAAACctaaaaaagatgatcactatgaatcaaaagaaagaggatCCCATTTCTATAATAGACTAAAAGAAGGGATCATTTTATGATATTGTTTTCTCCATCAACTGCTCACGAAATTAGCGTCTCATGATAATGACATCGCCGGTGTTGTTGAGACCAGAGTACAGGAAAGGAGATGAATTGAAGAGGACCTCGTTTCACTGAGATACGGTTAACTTCACCATTGCGAAATGGCCTAAAGGGTCATTTAGGATTTATTTATAGTTGTTAGTAATTAAAGCTATAGCCACATTTTATTGGTACGTTTTTCATAGTTATTTATGCGGGGGTTTCGTATTTCTGTCATGACTGAAAATTCACAAAATGTATAATGTCGTGAAAAGCCAATAGaatggttttttttttgatgtatTTGATATGAGACTATATGttcaaaggaaaattgTTACATGCAACTGAAATTGATGGTGATTGAAACAGATGACGGTCTCGATACGAAGTCGTTTGTGTGAATGATTTTCAGACGAAGAAATATATGCTATCTTCCAGTAGACAAACGTTAATATCTGCAGAACCCTTACAGCAGAtaaaactggaaaaaaaaaattacgTCACCATAATCGAGAAAGGCAATTTGGAAACAAAGTATAGGGCGGATCATTTTTACAAGTGAGTTCAAGCTAAACATCATCGTGTCGATAATCCTAAAGCTATGATTATGATATACCTGTTGAATGTACTCTGAGAACACTGAAGTTGTGAATTCAACTGACCAACAACAGTGTCATGGAAAAGCAACCGTAGTtctcaagaagaaggaatATTTCCAGTTACCCTAACAAGCATTCCGAGTAGAGAATTTATCTCTTGTATCTATAGCTATGACATGGTAGGATCATTACAAACTGTTATGCGACGGACACCCCATGCTACAGGGCGAATTTAGCTCCTCCGGTGTTCATTCCGGTACTATAATAGGTGTATCGGTTACTTCGTTAGATTAGTAATGTAGATTATCgtgaatttcaagaatatGTGTAGTTTGTGCAGTCGTTTGCTTGTTGGTTAGCTTAACTATAGTTGAGTTATATGCTCAGTCGTTTGCTACTCTAAACGAAGCGTCTTGGCGTTGCTCATTCCTGCAAGTAttacaaatttcaattgtgCTATTTTGAGCTATTCTGAAAATCTCATCTCTCATTGTTTCAAATACCCTTGAGCATCTGTTGCCAACACGCCACTTGCTTAGTAATTTTTTCGAAAGTGATTTTCGTTGTGACAAGCCAATcacatattttttcattcataaTAGAACGCGCGGCCAATGGGGAAAAAACGTTTTAGTAAGATCTTTTAGAACTAGCGGCATTTTTGATCAACTCGTATCTTGTCTGTTTCGTAGAGTCTGCTCGGATGTGTGGAATACAGGAACGAAGAGAATGTACCTACGCAAGTAGCCATTCAATTCTAACGGTTGAGGTGACATTTGACACAGGGTATGGGTAAGTTTCCCTAGAATGAGTATATTGACCATTGGAAATCCAAAGGTTGAGGGAATAATTAAGTATTCATAAATTATAAAAGGATGTGTATTTTCTTGTTGTTGTGAGAGTAAGATCTTTTTACTTGTATTCATATCTGAAAATCTGTAGATATCCCATCGATTATCACATAACAAATCTGCAATGCTTTCTACACAAACCCGTACCATTGTCAAGGCCACAGTCCCCGTTTTAGAGGAAAATGGTGTTACAATCACCAAGCTGTTCTACAAGAACATGTTGGGAAGCCATAAGGAActattgaatattttcaacagaGTCAACCAAGCCAAGGGGGCTCAACCAACTGCTTTGGCTACAACTGTTTTAGCAGCAGCCAAACAAATTGATGACTTGTCTGTTCTACTACCTCACGTTGAACAAATTGGTCACAAGCACAGAGCTTTGCAAATCATGCCAGAACATTATCCTATTGTTGGTGAAAACCTTCTAAATGCTATCAAACAAGTTTTGGGTGATGCTGCTACGCCAGAAATTATCAACGCGTGGGCCGAAGCTTACAGCGCTATTGCCGATATTTTCATtagtgttgaaaagaaaatgtaCGATGAAGCTGTTTGGCCTAGCTGGCAACCATTTGAAGTTGTTTCACGTGAACAAGTTGGTTCTGAAATCGTTGAATTTACCGTTAAGCCAAAGCCAGCTTCCGGTATTGATCTGGATAGGCTTCCTATCATTGCAGGACAATATTTAACTGTTAAAACACACCCAAGTAGACATCAGAACCAGTATGATGCATTGCGTCATTACTCTATCTGTTCAGCTTCTACTAAGGATGGTTTGAGATTTGCTGTAAAGTTGGAGACCGAAAAGGACAAGCCAAATGGTTTGGTTTCTGAATACTTGCACAAAGATGTTTCTATTGGAGACGAATTGTTGCTGAGTGCACCAGCTGgtgatttcaaattggacgaaaaactgaagaatcaaaatgAGATTCCACTAGTGCTATTGGCAGCTGGTGTTGGTGCAACACCATTGTTGGCTATGTTAGAAGAACAAGTTACTGTGAATTCTAAGAGACCTATTATCTGGATCCAATCATCCTTTGATGAGTCTTCTCTAGCTTTCAAGAAGCACGTTGATGAAGCCCTACAGAAAGCATCTAATAGTAAGAAGATTGTTGTGTACACTGAATCACAATCCCGTATAGATGATAAATTCTTAAAGGAAAACGTTCCAGCAGGTGCTGATGTATACATCTGTGgttctttcaatttcatgCAATCCATGATTGATCATTTTGCAGTTCTAAAGCATCAACAGGATGCTATTCATTATGAGCCATTCGGACCAAAGATGGCGACTGTTAAAGTGTAAGTGGGGGAGGTCCTGTAAATAACATAATCTATATCAGAATACGTACAAAGTAAAATTATATAACGAGAAAACCTCTAACATAGAATAaatcattcattttttgacgCAAATATTTACCATAATGAAAAACAATTTCACGATTTACGTGCTGAtatttatttgaaagaatctTTTAGGTTTTAATGACGTCAAAGGGCTAAGTAAaagctcaaaaaaaatcaataaaaattcaatatttaaaaaataaatggtATTAATAATAAGGCTGATAACTATTGTAAAATGCTTTTCCGAGAAGCCATTGTGGTGTTAGTTGATAACTTTATCAAGTTTAAGAACTAAAGTTTAGGCACTTAGGTAAAAATCATAATATCGTGTTTGAAACGGAAAAGTTATTCAACCCCTGAACAAAGGAGCGTTGTAGTTGACTTCCTCGTAATCGCAGTATAAAGTTAATGAAGAAACATCACTTTCGTTGCTAGTACCACATTGAGAgtattcaaattcatcgaGTCTATCAGCAGCATAGTTGTagaaatctttttcagGACATGAGAAACCTGGACCACTGACGCATTCATTCAATGGAATAAAGACGTCATTGATAACATATCTAATATAGGTTTCATTGGAACAGGTGAATTTTTGTGTGTACATTCTAGCACCTTGTGGGACCAACCATGACTTGTGGTAGATGTGGCCTACGAAAGGAACTGAGGATGTGTTCAATTTCACGCCATTGTCGAACAAACCAACAGCGGAAATGTAGTTAATCAAATCTGAATCATGAGTGAAACTCAACCAAGCTTTTTGGTCTAAATATTCACTTTGTTTCAATAGATTAACAGAggcattgaaaagaactgCACCAGCGACTGGTCCCAAAGAGTTACCATTACCCATGGAGTAGTAACTGTCTAAGTCATCACCATACGAGAAGAAGTTCAATTCATCCTTGGTGAAGACATCACACATGTAACTGTAACCACGAACGTTTATTTCAAAGGCACACCAGTTGAATAAGCTTTTGGCATCAGTTTTTGTTAAGTTCAAACCCTTATTTTCACCGTTTAATCTCTTAGCAATACCGGTCAAGTAATCATCGGAGTATGTGGCTGAATACTCATCATTTTCGCTCTCGTTAAACTTAGCACAAGAGTTTCTTGGTGTTAAGGTGTTGGCACCAGAGGAAGCGTCTTCACTAACTACTTGCAAAGTTACATTATAGTCATCACCCAAACCGTCAATGAAGTATTGGGCAGTATCGTATCGTGACATCTTCTTGAGTTGGAAGTGAACACAGCGAAATCTGGGGTATCTTTGATTAAATCTTCGTATTGAGCCAAAAATTCACGAGCATGTCTCTTGGCATCCATCCCACCAGTGTATGGATTGATTGGGTCaatgatgttttcaaaagtggtttcttcttcaaagttggttgcattttgaacaaagaaTTCGTAGTCATCACTTAAGAATGAGAGGGAGCCATTAAACTCACCAGTGTAGTTTGATAGCTTGTACCAAGTTTTAAAAATACTGTTACCAGTGTTAGTACTTGGGTATCTTTCACCGTGTCTTGCAAAAACTTAAATTTGAGTCATGTTACAGGTTTCAGGGACCTCTTTTGAAACACCAAAGTCAAATGGATATGAGTAATGAGGACCTGAACCAGCGATATATCTCAATATATCTGTTTGAGTACCAATCTTTTCATAATCTGGTTTGTAAGACTTGCAAATAGCAGCAGCCTCAGAAATTGCGGCAACGGATGCCGATAGAGTTAATGCTTTTGCAACCATT
It encodes the following:
- the YHB1 gene encoding flavohemoglobin; this translates as MLSTQTRTIVKATVPVLEENGVTITKLFYKNMLGSHKELLNIFNRVNQAKGAQPTALATTVLAAAKQIDDLSVLLPHVEQIGHKHRALQIMPEHYPIVGENLLNAIKQVLGDAATPEIINAWAEAYSAIADIFISVEKKMYDEAVWPSWQPFEVVSREQVGSEIVEFTVKPKPASGIDLDRLPIIAGQYLTVKTHPSRHQNQYDALRHYSICSASTKDGLRFAVKLETEKDKPNGLVSEYLHKDVSIGDELLLSAPAGDFKLDEKLKNQNEIPLVLLAAGVGATPLLAMLEEQVTVNSKRPIIWIQSSFDESSLAFKKHVDEALQKASNSKKIVVYTESQSRIDDKFLKENVPAGADVYICGSFNFMQSMIDHFAVLKHQQDAIHYEPFGPKMATVKV